The Sedimentisphaera salicampi genome includes a region encoding these proteins:
- a CDS encoding GLUG motif-containing protein, protein MKNKVVVSLICVQFALCSLAGLSFGFAGGSGSSSDPYQISTKADLEAVTNSPAAHYILVNDIDLSTTTYDEAVISPNEASYWSSNYEGTPFIGSFDGAGFQISGLTIDCGEEDEYLGLFGKIDSQALIMDVKLVNVDVSGDDYVGALAGSSPSEVSNVIGCSATGGSVSASGNNLGGLIGCNHGFVQNCYSTLLVSGSATDAGGLIGENYNGTVTGCYTAGTLSCSNTYTGGLVGYAGGSSTITQSYSEMDVTGYAIVGSLVGQNRGIVSDCYAVGNANAAFTGTGCETGALVGFNYGSIQNCFSAGETADCLSSAAIAGCSYEDDISGCFWDTQTSGEDKAYTQAFDYTPVYSTVGVAEGKTTSQMQSKSTFTAEGWDFSSEDGDDQIWIMLPGSYPKLAVFGYDIEGDIDGSGEVNLDDLSMMADEWLLAGDYAADINEDGMVDLEDYAALASYWQG, encoded by the coding sequence ATGAAAAATAAAGTTGTTGTTTCATTAATCTGCGTTCAATTCGCACTCTGCTCACTGGCAGGTCTGTCTTTTGGTTTTGCAGGAGGAAGCGGAAGCTCTTCCGACCCGTATCAAATCTCAACTAAGGCCGATCTGGAAGCGGTTACCAATTCTCCAGCAGCCCATTACATTCTCGTAAACGATATTGATCTATCCACCACAACCTACGATGAAGCCGTTATTTCCCCGAATGAAGCGTCTTATTGGAGCTCAAACTACGAAGGCACGCCCTTTATCGGAAGCTTTGACGGCGCAGGCTTCCAAATATCAGGGCTTACAATAGACTGCGGCGAGGAGGATGAATATCTCGGGCTTTTCGGAAAGATTGATTCGCAGGCTTTGATTATGGACGTCAAGCTTGTCAATGTTGATGTCTCGGGAGATGATTATGTGGGTGCTCTGGCAGGAAGCAGCCCAAGCGAGGTGAGCAATGTAATCGGCTGCAGCGCAACCGGCGGGAGCGTTTCAGCGAGCGGCAATAACCTTGGCGGGCTTATAGGCTGCAACCACGGCTTCGTTCAAAACTGCTATTCAACTCTCCTTGTTAGCGGTTCGGCAACCGATGCCGGCGGGCTCATCGGCGAAAACTACAACGGCACAGTTACCGGCTGTTACACAGCGGGAACGCTTTCCTGCAGCAACACCTACACCGGCGGGCTCGTAGGCTATGCAGGCGGAAGCAGCACTATCACGCAATCGTATTCTGAGATGGACGTTACCGGATACGCAATAGTGGGCTCTCTTGTAGGGCAAAACCGCGGAATTGTTTCGGATTGCTATGCTGTTGGTAATGCAAATGCTGCATTTACGGGAACTGGCTGCGAAACGGGAGCTCTTGTTGGATTCAATTACGGAAGCATACAAAACTGCTTCTCTGCCGGCGAAACTGCCGATTGCCTCTCAAGTGCGGCAATTGCAGGATGCAGCTATGAAGACGATATCTCAGGCTGCTTCTGGGATACGCAGACCTCAGGAGAAGACAAGGCCTATACTCAAGCCTTTGATTATACCCCTGTTTACAGCACTGTGGGCGTAGCGGAGGGCAAAACCACATCTCAAATGCAGTCTAAATCAACATTTACCGCTGAAGGCTGGGATTTTTCAAGCGAAGACGGCGACGATCAGATCTGGATTATGCTCCCGGGGAGCTATCCGAAGCTGGCGGTTTTCGGGTATGATATTGAAGGCGATATAGACGGCAGCGGAGAAGTGAATCTTGATGACCTCTCAATGATGGCAGATGAATGGCTCCTTGCAGGCGATTATGCCGCTGATATAAACGAAGACGGCATGGTGGACTTGGAAGATTATGCTGCCCTTGCCTCATACTGGCAGGGATAA
- a CDS encoding GspE/PulE family protein, with translation MELDSVFIKIQLIKGVGLCLWFYLCVVLVKHFSGHIFMKNSFQPIINAVSLVLGPLSLFAAFSVQFARRASKKNLSLWDALCKLIKGTFWGKGLDAELSDESLIAADDIDILDNTGKSIEAVYGNNTSRSDTAVALLSKQIIADAIQSAASDVLLDPSGTEGYTVRLRVDGKLRLSREMNTEVGAAVINCIKAVSGMDISEKRKPLDGAFTAKVKGESASFRVATAGVVNGQKMSIRLLSLFTGRLELEEVGFKEKDLVRVKNALSKSSGMILLCGPTGSGKTTTMYGMLSAIDRVERNVITIEDPVEHSLKGASQIEINPKAGINFGDTLKGILRQDPDVIGIGEIRDPLTAQTAVQASHTGHLIIASMHSSDNLTAIMRLKELGVETGLLASNISLIISQRLVRNLCDDCKEPGKLSSEKLQVLQKRHIDTEHIMSPVGCEKCSFTGYKGRTALFDVLEMDDETKNQIADLAEVTRENLIAASSGRMKSKMKKEALKKVISGETSFQEVKSYL, from the coding sequence ATGGAGCTTGATTCAGTATTTATAAAGATACAGCTTATAAAAGGCGTTGGTTTGTGCCTTTGGTTTTATTTGTGCGTAGTGCTGGTTAAACACTTCAGCGGACATATTTTTATGAAAAACAGCTTCCAGCCTATCATAAATGCTGTTTCGCTGGTGTTAGGGCCTCTTTCCCTGTTTGCTGCATTTTCTGTGCAGTTTGCCAGAAGAGCCTCAAAGAAAAACCTCTCTCTCTGGGATGCGCTCTGCAAGCTTATCAAAGGAACTTTCTGGGGGAAAGGTCTGGACGCAGAGCTTAGTGATGAATCTCTCATTGCAGCGGACGATATAGATATATTAGACAATACAGGCAAAAGCATTGAGGCTGTTTACGGGAACAACACATCCCGCTCTGATACTGCTGTAGCCCTTTTGAGCAAGCAGATTATAGCCGATGCGATACAATCAGCCGCCAGCGATGTGCTTTTAGACCCGTCCGGCACAGAAGGCTACACAGTGAGGCTGAGAGTTGACGGGAAGCTCAGGCTCAGCAGAGAAATGAATACCGAAGTTGGGGCTGCTGTAATAAACTGCATCAAGGCAGTTTCGGGTATGGATATTTCAGAAAAGAGAAAACCGCTTGACGGGGCTTTTACCGCAAAAGTGAAGGGAGAATCCGCTTCTTTCAGAGTGGCCACTGCCGGTGTTGTTAATGGGCAGAAAATGTCTATAAGGCTGCTGTCTTTGTTTACGGGCAGACTGGAGCTTGAAGAGGTTGGTTTCAAGGAGAAGGATCTTGTCAGAGTTAAAAATGCTTTAAGCAAAAGCTCGGGTATGATTCTGCTCTGCGGACCTACCGGCAGCGGAAAAACAACAACTATGTACGGAATGCTCTCAGCAATAGACAGGGTTGAGAGGAACGTAATCACGATTGAAGACCCCGTGGAACACAGCCTTAAAGGCGCAAGCCAGATAGAGATCAATCCGAAGGCAGGAATAAATTTCGGCGATACTCTCAAAGGCATACTCAGGCAGGATCCGGATGTGATAGGCATAGGCGAAATTCGAGACCCTCTCACCGCACAGACCGCTGTGCAGGCCTCTCACACGGGACACCTGATTATAGCCTCAATGCACAGCTCTGACAACTTAACCGCCATAATGAGGCTCAAGGAGCTTGGCGTGGAAACAGGACTCCTTGCGAGCAACATATCGCTGATTATTTCTCAGAGGCTGGTAAGGAATCTTTGCGATGACTGCAAGGAGCCCGGGAAGCTAAGCTCTGAAAAGCTTCAGGTGCTTCAGAAAAGGCACATAGACACAGAGCATATTATGAGTCCTGTGGGCTGCGAAAAATGCAGTTTTACGGGGTATAAGGGAAGAACGGCTCTTTTTGATGTGCTGGAAATGGATGATGAAACAAAAAACCAGATAGCAGATCTTGCAGAAGTTACAAGGGAAAACCTTATTGCGGCCTCCTCCGGCAGGATGAAATCGAAAATGAAAAAGGAAGCCCTCAAGAAGGTTATCAGCGGTGAAACGTCTTTTCAGGAAGTTAAAAGTTATCTTTAG
- a CDS encoding PAS domain S-box protein encodes MINFYKKYSLKWSDELGLSAGLTGCSVIFLTFLEKGVCKLVAAGTPEKLAAPNISLSGEFTEAALDARKKNTPLKLQTKALCSGCSECMIYPFEYKGVSYQLCACSGESIGKSAEKGLKLIEEWLKRDIEREISDPTSTAPIEIENVDALVKSAAWTYDPKTKLYTGSDSFYEIFGVEKKPLPREKLFSYIHPEDREKAVSKIDSGIRDGTVHQSFFYRLIAGDGSIKYVNVNSINVFDENGRFLRRFGAIQDVTEQKLEIERLRQRERRLEKAHKLSLTGYWSYDIKTDEMVWSEQLYSILEVDKSIKPSHNFFVNLIHPEDQNQYTRLFEKALNSGGLDSFDCSFRILLKDGRIKWLEGFTEVVRNEQDEAIFLNGYLRDVSSLKLQREVFDTSSSVGDVGVFDLNLITGRLKANEQWFVNNGLEYSSEEQDISIILDKLHPEDRRKINAILADCAAGKTKQFSADLRVYISSERYKWTRASAQVKDYLPANNIIRLVGVVLDINEIKKAESSSRINENKFKSMFDNAPLPYQSLDPEGRFIEVNPAWLGHLGYSKQDVVGRWFGDFLSEEYKDAFKENFQEFQACGEIDNVIFEMIKADGSVITVSFQGRFSYDSDSNPVKSHCVFRDITEELESMKTIRLLSKFPSENPNPVLRMSEIGELYYTNKAGEEFLEGSGKERKLNKDFKDQVLIECCINSPGVFNYKLGEKTYRVSFAKIPPENYINIYASDISEEVDARKRIDELSKFPEENPSPVLRIDFDKNVLYSNEAAKRFTKFEGSREVIKDELLKKTNEISTNTETGGFETEYNEQTYSFRYSVIDPPGYINLYGTDITGRKKAELEKQQQAENLRITVNSIGDAVIAADTQARVTLMNPNAEQLSGVKSEDALGRRVSEVLDFKRAGTEEQVANPVDRVLETGEEVGLANDTVLVSADGSRRQIADNGAPIKDAEGNITGAVLVFRDVTEQYENRKRIDESERELKRAQEIGEIGSWKFNLNTSEVFASPETCRLYGLDPAKSYSIPEVQEVPLKKHRKQLNEAIEKLLTGEKKYDEEFKIKRPSDGKIRWIHSIAEYDKEANVIRGTIQDITKSKEASEKLAENEAKLRSYIDNAPFGVFVADSKGRYLEVNPCASRMSGYSNEELTKMSIPDLLTPESKKLGEEHFKQLCQMGFSYGETEHFHKNGERRWWSVSAVKLSEDRFLGFTEDITEKKKALLQLEESEENLRITLDSIGDAVISTDTEGRIVLFNPVAQRLTGFSLQEAAGRDIFEVFNIFKGGTNEPAENPVKKVLEKGEIVGLANHTVLISKDGSEYQIADSGAPIRNSKDEMIGVVLVFRDVTKQYEYQRKIRESEERFNAILHTIPDMVSVHDRDLNIVFSNWKGFAAVDKSKRVIGSKCYKTYRGYDDICPDCKAGEVLKTGKQIHREARLPDGNWFDIRVMPISPEGEKEPAYFVEWVRDITERKKNEELIKESEEKFRSLYQSILDVILILDENGFILDCNKAAEENYEYTREELIGKNVTDLCEESDIEDFRSFTEKVFREGSEKRNSGHPHISKSGKKIYHDVNYSLVEYKGEKRIMAVCRDITKRLKAENELRENKTFLDSILESIQDGISVLSKDLDVLYTNPKMEQWYSQNLPLEGKKCYECYHNSKKPCSNCPSIRAMKTGNTEYEIVEGLPGTEMSYVELFSYPMKDPITNEIIGVIEFVRDVTERLKNEHEIEKLTERLQRSTKAGGVGVWEYNIKTGELIWDDSMYEVYGANKKTHPVQKYSDWQDMLHPDDADNAIKAVEDALENHIPFDTAFRIITDNGQVRWIAGKADITYDKDGKPEYMAGTNWDITELKEYQQSLEIAAEQARQANTAKSQFLANMSHEIRTPLNAIIGYGNIVKQSNLDPIVLKHVESMNIAGNSLLALVNDVLDLSRIDAGKFKVTNKPVDIGALMNELEAIFENRMKSKGLKFNISKELAVNGILIDGARLRQILVNLLGNAAKFTEEGHIDLKAGVYHSSGKSDLYDLEFTVSDTGPGIKKEDQEKIFESFEQVDAGPTKKHQGSGLGLSISAKLSELLGGELSVESETGKGSTFRLHLPKRKFAEIEAYDSHSESVVFSPCKVVVVEDDEDNLKVLCELLKTLNLKPVPFESGSGAVEYFKNSSGQVVLCDLRMPEMAGDEAVREIKKTRFGSSASFIAVTADIFEKQHYDMSVFDDVLHKPVSKADLVGVLEKYLDHTFSQNASNTISKGAGKKLNKNIKLSKKAAEKYKQQISPMIEEASSAGLAMKPIAELAGSLRIFAEENKNQQLKALAEELDFAARSFDINLIDECISILKELGR; translated from the coding sequence ATGATAAACTTCTACAAAAAATACAGTCTTAAATGGAGCGATGAGCTTGGGCTTTCAGCAGGACTGACTGGATGCAGCGTCATATTCCTCACCTTTCTTGAAAAAGGCGTGTGTAAGCTTGTAGCTGCGGGAACCCCGGAAAAACTTGCCGCACCAAACATTTCCCTCTCCGGCGAATTCACAGAGGCTGCGCTTGATGCCAGAAAAAAGAACACCCCGCTAAAGCTCCAAACAAAAGCTCTATGTTCGGGCTGCAGTGAATGTATGATTTACCCGTTTGAATACAAAGGGGTATCTTATCAGCTCTGCGCCTGCAGCGGGGAATCTATCGGCAAATCAGCAGAAAAGGGGCTGAAGCTTATCGAAGAGTGGCTCAAGAGAGATATTGAGCGTGAAATCTCAGACCCCACCTCCACTGCCCCAATAGAAATAGAAAACGTTGATGCGCTGGTGAAATCTGCCGCCTGGACATACGACCCCAAAACAAAGCTCTACACCGGAAGCGACTCTTTCTACGAGATTTTCGGCGTTGAGAAAAAGCCTTTACCCAGAGAAAAGCTTTTTTCCTACATTCACCCAGAAGACAGGGAGAAGGCTGTAAGCAAGATTGACTCAGGTATCCGCGACGGCACAGTCCACCAGAGCTTCTTCTACCGGCTCATTGCGGGCGACGGAAGCATTAAATACGTAAACGTTAATTCAATCAACGTATTCGATGAGAACGGCAGATTCCTCAGGCGGTTCGGCGCTATTCAGGATGTAACCGAGCAGAAGCTTGAAATCGAACGGCTCAGACAAAGAGAAAGACGGCTCGAAAAGGCGCACAAACTCTCACTCACCGGCTACTGGAGCTATGATATAAAAACCGATGAGATGGTGTGGTCTGAGCAGCTTTATTCAATTCTCGAGGTGGACAAATCCATCAAACCATCTCACAATTTTTTCGTGAACCTGATTCACCCTGAAGACCAGAATCAATACACCCGCCTTTTCGAAAAAGCCCTTAATTCCGGCGGCTTAGACAGCTTCGACTGCAGCTTCCGGATACTCCTCAAAGACGGCAGGATCAAATGGCTCGAAGGGTTTACAGAGGTTGTGAGAAACGAGCAGGACGAGGCGATATTCCTCAACGGCTATCTCAGAGATGTGAGCAGCCTGAAGCTTCAGCGGGAAGTCTTCGATACAAGCTCATCTGTTGGAGATGTTGGAGTTTTCGATTTAAACCTCATCACCGGCAGGCTGAAAGCAAATGAGCAGTGGTTCGTTAATAACGGCCTTGAATACAGTTCAGAAGAGCAGGACATCTCCATTATCCTTGATAAGCTCCATCCCGAAGACCGCAGAAAGATCAATGCGATTCTGGCAGACTGCGCCGCCGGCAAGACCAAGCAGTTCTCAGCAGACCTGCGCGTTTATATCAGCTCTGAGAGATACAAATGGACAAGGGCTTCCGCTCAGGTTAAGGATTATCTGCCCGCCAACAACATCATAAGGCTGGTTGGCGTTGTGCTGGATATAAATGAAATCAAGAAGGCGGAAAGCTCTTCCAGGATAAACGAAAATAAATTCAAGTCTATGTTCGATAATGCCCCCCTGCCCTATCAGTCTCTGGATCCGGAGGGCAGATTCATTGAGGTAAACCCCGCTTGGCTTGGGCATCTGGGATATTCAAAGCAGGATGTTGTTGGCAGATGGTTTGGCGATTTTCTCAGCGAAGAGTATAAAGATGCTTTCAAAGAAAATTTCCAAGAGTTTCAAGCCTGCGGCGAGATAGACAATGTTATCTTTGAGATGATAAAGGCAGACGGCAGCGTGATTACCGTTTCGTTCCAAGGGAGATTTTCCTACGACTCCGATTCAAATCCCGTGAAAAGCCACTGCGTTTTCAGAGATATAACCGAAGAGCTCGAATCTATGAAGACAATCCGTCTTCTCTCAAAATTCCCCTCCGAAAACCCCAACCCCGTTCTGAGGATGAGCGAAATAGGCGAGCTGTACTACACTAATAAAGCCGGAGAGGAGTTCCTTGAGGGAAGCGGAAAAGAAAGAAAGCTAAATAAAGACTTCAAGGATCAGGTGCTCATTGAATGCTGCATCAATTCTCCAGGAGTTTTTAATTATAAGCTTGGCGAAAAGACATACCGCGTTTCTTTTGCAAAAATTCCGCCGGAGAACTACATAAACATCTACGCCTCGGACATTTCAGAGGAGGTGGATGCAAGAAAACGAATCGATGAGCTCTCAAAATTCCCGGAAGAGAATCCAAGCCCTGTTTTAAGGATCGATTTCGATAAAAATGTTCTCTACAGCAACGAGGCGGCAAAAAGATTTACAAAGTTTGAAGGCAGCAGAGAAGTAATTAAAGACGAACTCCTGAAGAAAACAAACGAGATTTCGACAAACACAGAAACAGGCGGTTTTGAAACAGAATATAACGAACAAACCTACAGTTTCAGGTATTCTGTGATTGACCCGCCAGGATATATAAACCTCTACGGCACTGACATTACAGGCCGCAAGAAGGCTGAACTCGAAAAACAGCAGCAGGCGGAGAATCTCCGCATCACGGTTAACTCCATAGGAGATGCCGTGATAGCAGCGGACACGCAGGCGAGGGTTACGCTTATGAATCCAAACGCCGAGCAGCTTAGCGGAGTGAAATCTGAAGATGCCCTCGGCAGACGGGTTTCAGAGGTGCTGGATTTTAAGCGGGCGGGCACAGAAGAGCAGGTTGCCAATCCTGTTGATAGAGTATTGGAAACTGGCGAGGAGGTTGGCCTTGCTAACGATACGGTTCTTGTTTCGGCAGATGGGAGCAGAAGGCAGATAGCAGACAACGGGGCGCCGATAAAAGATGCGGAGGGGAATATCACCGGCGCCGTGCTGGTGTTCCGTGATGTAACAGAGCAGTATGAAAACCGCAAACGTATTGATGAGAGCGAAAGAGAGCTCAAAAGGGCTCAGGAAATCGGCGAGATAGGCAGCTGGAAATTCAACTTAAATACTTCTGAGGTCTTCGCCTCGCCGGAGACCTGCAGACTCTACGGCCTGGATCCAGCAAAGAGCTACAGCATCCCTGAGGTTCAGGAAGTGCCTCTTAAAAAACACAGGAAGCAGCTTAATGAAGCTATTGAAAAACTCCTCACCGGCGAGAAGAAATACGACGAAGAATTCAAAATCAAACGTCCCTCTGACGGCAAAATTCGCTGGATCCATTCGATAGCAGAATACGATAAAGAGGCAAACGTTATACGCGGAACCATACAGGACATAACCAAAAGCAAAGAGGCCTCCGAAAAGCTTGCCGAAAACGAGGCCAAACTTCGCAGCTATATAGATAACGCACCTTTCGGGGTGTTCGTTGCAGATTCCAAAGGCCGGTATCTTGAAGTTAACCCCTGCGCAAGCAGGATGTCAGGATACAGCAATGAAGAGCTTACGAAGATGTCTATCCCTGATCTCCTCACGCCTGAGAGCAAAAAGCTGGGTGAGGAGCATTTCAAACAGCTCTGCCAGATGGGCTTTTCCTACGGAGAAACAGAGCATTTCCATAAGAACGGCGAGAGGAGATGGTGGTCTGTTTCAGCAGTGAAGCTCAGCGAAGACAGATTCCTCGGATTCACCGAAGACATCACCGAAAAGAAGAAAGCCCTCCTCCAACTCGAAGAGAGCGAAGAGAATCTCAGGATTACTCTCGATTCAATCGGGGATGCTGTTATATCCACAGATACTGAGGGGCGGATTGTATTATTCAATCCTGTAGCGCAAAGGCTCACCGGCTTCAGCTTGCAGGAAGCGGCCGGCAGGGATATATTTGAGGTGTTCAATATTTTCAAGGGCGGCACTAACGAACCAGCGGAGAATCCTGTTAAGAAAGTTTTGGAGAAGGGGGAAATCGTAGGCCTTGCCAATCATACTGTGCTTATATCTAAAGACGGCAGCGAGTATCAGATTGCAGACAGCGGGGCGCCCATCAGAAATTCAAAGGACGAGATGATTGGCGTTGTCCTTGTGTTCAGGGATGTAACAAAGCAGTATGAATATCAGCGCAAGATAAGGGAAAGCGAAGAGCGATTCAATGCCATCCTCCATACAATCCCCGATATGGTATCCGTGCACGACCGCGATCTGAATATCGTTTTCAGCAACTGGAAAGGCTTTGCAGCAGTGGACAAGAGCAAGAGGGTGATAGGCTCGAAATGCTATAAGACATACCGCGGCTATGATGATATATGCCCGGACTGCAAGGCAGGCGAGGTTTTGAAAACCGGCAAACAGATTCATAGAGAAGCCCGTCTCCCAGACGGGAACTGGTTCGATATCAGGGTGATGCCGATATCTCCGGAAGGTGAAAAAGAACCTGCATACTTTGTCGAATGGGTTCGGGATATTACAGAAAGAAAGAAGAATGAAGAGCTGATAAAAGAAAGCGAAGAAAAATTCAGGAGCCTTTATCAGAGCATTCTTGATGTAATTCTCATACTTGATGAAAACGGCTTTATCTTAGACTGCAACAAAGCGGCAGAAGAAAACTACGAATACACCAGAGAAGAGCTGATAGGGAAAAATGTAACTGATCTTTGTGAAGAGTCGGATATAGAAGATTTCAGAAGTTTCACCGAAAAGGTGTTTAGAGAAGGTTCGGAAAAGCGAAATTCCGGACACCCGCACATCTCCAAGAGCGGAAAGAAAATATACCACGACGTAAATTACAGCTTAGTTGAGTATAAGGGCGAAAAACGAATAATGGCCGTATGCAGGGATATTACGAAGAGGCTTAAAGCAGAAAATGAGCTGCGGGAAAACAAAACCTTCCTCGACAGCATCCTTGAGAGCATACAGGACGGAATCAGCGTACTTTCTAAAGATCTTGATGTGCTGTACACAAATCCAAAAATGGAGCAGTGGTATTCCCAGAATTTGCCCCTTGAAGGGAAAAAGTGCTATGAGTGTTATCACAACAGCAAAAAGCCCTGCAGCAACTGCCCCTCTATAAGGGCAATGAAAACCGGAAACACAGAATATGAGATAGTTGAAGGGCTCCCCGGAACTGAAATGTCTTATGTTGAGCTCTTCAGCTATCCCATGAAAGACCCCATTACTAACGAGATCATCGGTGTAATTGAGTTTGTGCGGGATGTAACCGAGCGTCTCAAAAATGAGCATGAGATTGAAAAGCTTACAGAACGCCTTCAGCGGTCAACCAAGGCCGGCGGCGTAGGGGTTTGGGAATACAATATAAAAACAGGCGAGCTTATATGGGATGATTCAATGTACGAGGTTTACGGGGCAAACAAAAAAACTCATCCCGTGCAGAAATACAGCGACTGGCAGGATATGCTCCATCCCGACGATGCTGATAATGCGATCAAAGCTGTTGAAGATGCCCTTGAGAATCATATTCCCTTTGACACTGCCTTCCGGATAATAACAGACAACGGGCAGGTAAGGTGGATAGCAGGGAAGGCAGATATCACGTATGATAAAGACGGCAAGCCGGAATATATGGCTGGTACAAACTGGGATATTACAGAGCTCAAAGAATATCAGCAGTCTCTGGAGATTGCTGCAGAGCAGGCAAGGCAGGCAAACACCGCCAAGAGCCAGTTCCTCGCAAATATGAGCCACGAGATAAGAACGCCGCTGAATGCGATTATCGGCTACGGGAATATCGTAAAGCAGAGCAACCTCGACCCGATTGTGCTCAAGCACGTTGAATCGATGAACATTGCAGGGAATTCGCTGCTTGCTCTGGTTAATGATGTGCTGGATCTCTCGCGGATTGATGCGGGAAAATTCAAGGTAACTAATAAGCCGGTAGATATCGGGGCGCTGATGAATGAACTTGAGGCAATATTCGAGAACAGAATGAAGAGCAAGGGACTCAAATTCAACATCTCAAAGGAACTTGCCGTAAACGGGATTCTAATAGATGGGGCACGGCTGAGGCAGATTCTGGTTAATCTGCTGGGCAATGCAGCAAAATTTACCGAAGAAGGCCATATCGACCTCAAGGCGGGAGTGTACCATTCGAGCGGAAAAAGCGATCTCTACGATTTAGAGTTCACGGTTAGTGATACAGGGCCGGGGATTAAAAAGGAAGATCAGGAAAAGATATTCGAGTCTTTTGAGCAGGTTGATGCAGGGCCAACCAAAAAACATCAGGGCAGCGGGCTCGGACTTTCAATATCAGCAAAGCTTTCCGAACTCCTCGGCGGAGAGCTTAGCGTTGAGAGCGAAACAGGAAAGGGAAGCACTTTCCGCCTGCATCTGCCCAAGAGAAAATTTGCCGAGATTGAAGCATATGACAGCCATTCAGAATCGGTAGTATTCAGTCCCTGCAAGGTAGTTGTTGTGGAGGATGATGAGGATAACCTAAAGGTATTGTGCGAGCTGCTCAAAACGCTGAACTTAAAGCCCGTGCCGTTTGAATCAGGCAGCGGGGCTGTAGAGTATTTCAAAAACAGCTCTGGGCAGGTTGTTCTGTGCGATTTGAGGATGCCGGAGATGGCAGGCGATGAGGCTGTAAGAGAAATTAAAAAAACAAGATTTGGAAGCAGTGCAAGCTTTATCGCTGTTACAGCGGATATCTTCGAAAAACAGCACTATGATATGAGCGTGTTTGATGATGTGCTGCATAAGCCTGTATCAAAGGCTGATTTGGTGGGCGTGCTTGAAAAATACCTCGACCACACCTTCTCACAAAACGCCTCAAACACAATAAGCAAAGGGGCGGGGAAGAAGCTAAATAAAAACATAAAACTCTCGAAAAAAGCCGCAGAGAAATATAAGCAGCAGATCTCGCCTATGATTGAAGAGGCAAGCTCAGCAGGCCTTGCTATGAAACCAATAGCAGAACTCGCAGGGAGCCTGAGGATATTCGCTGAAGAGAACAAAAATCAGCAGCTCAAAGCCCTCGCAGAAGAGCTGGATTTTGCAGCCAGATCTTTTGATATAAACCTGATAGATGAGTGCATCAGCATACTCAAGGAGCTTGGCAGATAG
- a CDS encoding arabinan endo-1,5-alpha-L-arabinosidase codes for MFRKLTILFFAAAVCSVCSSKEIISLADPAIIQAEDGWFYAFGTGRGLPIYRTKDLVDWQRSDTAFDTPVPEWAKKPMGSPNAVWAPDIVKMDGDYYLYYSVSQFGSQRSAIGVARNKALNPDSPDYEWKDLGMVVESFPGKSSFNAIDPCVFQLDSGKAYMFWGSFWSGLKSVEINPETGKPAKENPDIQPIAARPNSHPPAIEAPFYYEKDNIHYLFVSYNSCCDGAESEYKLMVGRAGKPLGPYHGLDGEKMLEGAGALLLSNNDNWRGPGHNSVIEAKGKTWLVHHTYDTFNLHKRRIIQVRPLYWTSSGWPVAGEPLSKTNPMTADKANPSSRDLFGSWRLSINYEEKGLYDFVRDGKIASHPKAWWKHSGNRIKVNLPGELAQNGSEPEAETLFIEPSESCMVGRNQNGDILRFKKVGVCR; via the coding sequence ATGTTTCGCAAACTTACTATCCTGTTTTTCGCTGCTGCTGTTTGCTCAGTCTGTTCTTCTAAAGAGATTATATCACTGGCAGACCCCGCTATTATTCAGGCCGAGGACGGCTGGTTTTACGCCTTTGGCACTGGAAGAGGCCTGCCGATTTATCGAACTAAAGACCTTGTTGACTGGCAGAGGTCTGACACGGCCTTTGATACACCTGTGCCGGAATGGGCGAAAAAGCCGATGGGCAGTCCAAATGCGGTATGGGCTCCGGATATAGTTAAGATGGACGGAGATTATTACCTCTACTACAGTGTTTCCCAGTTCGGCAGCCAGCGGTCTGCTATTGGAGTGGCTCGGAACAAAGCCCTGAATCCCGATTCGCCTGATTATGAGTGGAAAGATCTCGGGATGGTTGTAGAATCTTTCCCGGGCAAAAGCAGCTTCAACGCAATAGACCCGTGCGTTTTTCAGCTTGACAGCGGCAAGGCTTATATGTTTTGGGGTTCATTCTGGAGCGGGCTGAAAAGCGTGGAGATCAACCCCGAAACAGGCAAACCTGCAAAAGAAAACCCCGATATCCAGCCGATAGCGGCAAGACCAAACAGCCACCCGCCGGCGATTGAAGCCCCCTTCTACTACGAGAAAGACAACATCCATTACCTCTTCGTATCTTACAACAGCTGCTGCGACGGGGCTGAGAGCGAGTATAAGTTAATGGTAGGCCGAGCGGGCAAGCCCCTCGGGCCGTACCACGGCCTCGACGGAGAAAAAATGCTCGAGGGCGCCGGAGCCCTTCTGCTTTCAAACAACGACAACTGGCGCGGCCCCGGACACAACTCGGTGATAGAGGCGAAAGGGAAAACATGGCTCGTTCATCATACATACGACACATTCAATCTTCACAAAAGACGCATTATTCAGGTGCGCCCGCTCTACTGGACTTCCAGCGGATGGCCTGTGGCCGGGGAGCCGCTGAGCAAAACAAATCCTATGACCGCAGATAAGGCAAATCCGTCTTCCAGAGACCTTTTCGGGAGCTGGAGGCTGAGCATCAATTATGAAGAAAAGGGTTTATATGATTTTGTACGGGACGGAAAAATCGCCTCACACCCAAAGGCATGGTGGAAACATTCCGGAAATAGAATAAAGGTGAACCTCCCGGGAGAACTCGCTCAAAACGGCTCCGAGCCGGAAGCTGAAACGCTTTTCATTGAACCTTCGGAAAGCTGTATGGTGGGCAGAAACCAAAACGGAGATATCCTCAGATTCAAGAAGGTAGGCGTTTGCAGGTAA